Below is a window of Synergistaceae bacterium DNA.
TGTTGTCTATCCTGTTTTGCGAGGTGCCGGCAACGTGCTTTTTGCAGCCGACCTAAGCAGTCTCGGCCAGTTTAAGACTCTATATGGCGCAAATTGGCTGATATCGGACGGTCATCTGGTGTCTCCTTCTTCAACCGGAGAAAGGCGGCTTGCTTTTGGCGATCCATCATGGACGGACTATACACTTTCACTCACCGGACGTTTTCTCAGCGGTAATATTTCCGGCAACAGCGGCTATGGCGTGTATTACAGAGCCGACCAGGTATCAGGATTTACGCCTGGGATATCAGGCTATTGTTTTCAATTTGATACAGGTTACAACGCATTTGTTGTCAGAGTCGTCACAAACGGGAAAGAATCCAATCCCATACAAAGAGTCTCTTTCCCCGCTGGTTTCGATGTCAATGCCTTGCACGCAATAAGTATCAGCGTTGAAAGTGACCATCAGATCATCACGGTCGATGGTGCACCTGTCATGGATTTCTCTGATCCAACATATCTTTCCGGC
It encodes the following:
- a CDS encoding DUF1080 domain-containing protein produces the protein MREKSENCGFTMIEVLIAIIIISVLSGMILISMVSGADRAEAARIVAELRSLKSAALICKASTGDWPSDIIDLRDYINLKEASAAHAEYSLALDSSDKFIGFSANLADLSDGVKAKLEKMASSHNLYSDISLTSYYSGQADVVYPVLRGAGNVLFAADLSSLGQFKTLYGANWLISDGHLVSPSSTGERRLAFGDPSWTDYTLSLTGRFLSGNISGNSGYGVYYRADQVSGFTPGISGYCFQFDTGYNAFVVRVVTNGKESNPIQRVSFPAGFDVNALHAISISVESDHQIITVDGAPVMDFSDPTYLSGSAGLRTWNQSTAEFSNIIVTQ